A stretch of the Flavobacterium sp. 5 genome encodes the following:
- a CDS encoding glycosyltransferase family 4 protein, with translation MKTLYITPDITDSGGISRVLSLKMNYFVSSLNYEVVVLSVNDGFSNHFYNFNSEIKWYNIKKTKRAFLFLRGYILFIKKAILNEKPDVIVVCDAVLWLFIPWFVKTDIPLIFETHFSASFEKVKNKSFYTKFRSKLVQFFKQKTIKKFDYFVSVTDEGRKEWDAKNSIVIPNPVSFKVIEKANLVNKKAMAVCMNPYIKGLDRLLLIWSKIIEKHSDWILDIYGQWDTNSEYQKMADSLKISNNVNFILPTKDLQSSYNQSSVFLMTSRSEAFPMVLLEAMVSGVPCVAYDCPSGPRAIIERGTNGFLIEDGDLDSFIQKLELLIEDENMRFQMGKNALESVAVYDLEIIMKKWQDLFESLL, from the coding sequence ATGAAAACTCTTTATATAACTCCTGATATAACGGACTCTGGAGGAATTTCTAGAGTTCTTTCATTAAAGATGAATTACTTTGTATCGAGTTTGAATTATGAAGTTGTTGTTCTGTCTGTAAATGATGGTTTTTCTAATCATTTTTACAATTTTAACTCTGAGATAAAATGGTATAATATAAAAAAAACAAAAAGAGCTTTTTTGTTTTTAAGAGGCTATATTCTTTTTATAAAAAAAGCAATTCTCAATGAAAAACCTGATGTAATAGTAGTCTGCGATGCTGTGTTGTGGTTATTTATTCCTTGGTTTGTAAAAACGGATATCCCTTTAATTTTTGAAACCCATTTTTCTGCTTCGTTTGAAAAAGTAAAAAATAAAAGTTTCTACACTAAGTTTAGGTCTAAATTAGTTCAGTTTTTTAAACAGAAGACAATAAAAAAATTTGATTATTTTGTGTCAGTAACTGATGAAGGGAGGAAGGAATGGGATGCCAAAAACAGTATCGTTATTCCAAATCCTGTAAGCTTTAAGGTTATAGAAAAAGCGAATTTAGTCAATAAAAAAGCTATGGCTGTTTGCATGAACCCTTATATAAAAGGATTAGATAGATTGTTATTGATATGGAGTAAGATAATTGAAAAACATTCTGATTGGATACTTGATATTTATGGTCAATGGGATACTAATTCGGAATATCAAAAAATGGCTGATTCTTTGAAGATTTCAAATAATGTGAATTTTATTCTTCCAACCAAAGATCTCCAAAGCAGTTACAATCAATCTTCTGTTTTTTTAATGACTTCTCGTTCGGAAGCGTTTCCCATGGTATTGCTTGAAGCAATGGTTTCAGGCGTGCCTTGTGTTGCTTATGATTGTCCTTCTGGTCCCAGAGCAATTATAGAGCGGGGGACAAATGGTTTTTTGATAGAAGACGGAGATTTAGACTCTTTTATTCAAAAGCTGGAATTACTTATTGAAGATGAAAATATGAGATTTCAAATGGGGAAAAATGCATTAGAAAGTGTTGCCGTTTATGATTTGGAAATAATCATGAAAAAATGGCAAGACCTTTTTGAAAGTTTGCTCTAA
- a CDS encoding FdtA/QdtA family cupin domain-containing protein has translation MIKEIQLLEIPVIDDVRGNLGVIESGFLPFDFKRVYYLFDVPSSAFRGGHSHIEQQEVLIALSGSFEVTINDGKAKKSYLLNKPNIGLLIPAGFWRELENFSSGAVCLVLASDVFDEGDYIRKFDKFLESKK, from the coding sequence ATGATTAAAGAAATACAATTGCTTGAAATCCCAGTAATTGATGATGTGCGAGGGAATTTAGGTGTTATAGAAAGCGGTTTCCTGCCATTTGATTTCAAACGGGTTTATTATCTTTTTGATGTGCCAAGTAGTGCTTTTCGTGGTGGACATTCTCATATTGAACAACAGGAAGTGCTGATTGCTTTAAGCGGAAGTTTTGAAGTTACAATTAATGATGGTAAAGCTAAAAAAAGTTATCTCTTGAATAAACCCAATATAGGATTGCTAATTCCTGCTGGTTTTTGGCGTGAACTGGAAAATTTTTCTTCGGGAGCAGTTTGTCTTGTTTTGGCATCTGATGTCTTTGATGAAGGAGATTATATTCGGAAATTTGATAAATTTTTGGAATCAAAAAAATGA
- a CDS encoding glycosyltransferase, which yields MILPEKKYKIALVGYRLSEGGGDKVMANLSLFFEKQGIEIHNIIVLDSVGYSYSGKLVNLGLLKNNSNGFGNKLKRFLFLRKYLSENKFDFIIDFRPRRKAIQELIIARFIYKAKTIFTIHSFLIDYYIPKNAWLASLIYNKSYATLTIVKEIEELIKKKYQFKNIRTIPNPINLEEVKERSNETITIDFEYIIAIGQYENSIKQFDKLILSYANSILPKKEIHLIILGNGNKEILEKIAKDNNIFEYVHFLGFQENPFKYLKKALFMVLSSLNEGFPNVILEALACQTPVVAFDCKTGPGEMIIDKVNGVLVENQNLEKLTEAMNLLIDDKDLYLFCKKHTLESIQHFSLDKIGEQWLDLMQIGKKKNGND from the coding sequence ATGATATTACCCGAAAAAAAATATAAAATAGCTTTGGTTGGGTATCGGTTGAGCGAAGGCGGGGGTGATAAAGTAATGGCAAACTTGTCTCTTTTTTTTGAAAAACAAGGAATTGAAATTCATAATATTATTGTTTTGGATAGTGTAGGGTATTCCTATTCTGGGAAACTTGTTAATTTGGGCCTGCTTAAAAACAATTCGAATGGATTTGGTAACAAATTGAAGCGTTTTCTTTTTTTAAGGAAATACTTAAGTGAAAACAAATTTGATTTTATTATTGATTTTCGCCCAAGAAGAAAGGCTATTCAGGAATTGATTATTGCTCGATTTATTTATAAAGCCAAAACAATTTTTACGATACATAGTTTTTTAATCGATTATTATATACCAAAAAATGCTTGGCTGGCCAGTCTAATTTATAACAAAAGTTATGCAACGTTAACTATTGTAAAAGAAATTGAAGAATTAATTAAGAAGAAATATCAATTCAAAAATATAAGAACAATTCCTAATCCAATTAATCTAGAAGAAGTAAAGGAACGAAGCAATGAAACAATTACTATTGATTTTGAGTATATAATTGCCATTGGACAATACGAAAATTCCATAAAACAGTTTGATAAATTGATTTTGAGTTATGCAAATTCTATTTTACCCAAAAAAGAAATCCATCTTATTATTTTAGGAAATGGAAATAAAGAAATTTTAGAAAAAATAGCAAAAGACAATAACATATTTGAATATGTACATTTTTTAGGTTTTCAGGAAAATCCATTTAAATATTTAAAAAAGGCTCTTTTTATGGTTTTGAGTAGTTTAAACGAAGGATTTCCGAATGTGATTCTTGAAGCATTGGCATGTCAAACCCCTGTTGTAGCTTTTGATTGTAAAACAGGTCCGGGAGAAATGATTATAGACAAAGTAAATGGTGTTTTGGTTGAAAATCAAAACCTTGAAAAATTAACCGAAGCAATGAATTTATTGATTGATGATAAAGATTTGTATCTTTTTTGCAAAAAACACACATTAGAAAGTATTCAGCATTTTTCTTTAGATAAAATTGGAGAACAATGGCTAGATTTGATGCAAATTGGTAAAAAGAAGAATGGAAATGATTAA
- a CDS encoding glycosyltransferase: MRILLIGEYSLLHNSLKEGLTELGHEVILVANRDGFKEYATDYNFEAKWLSNKLFTIPRKAIYRIFNLDFASLETGIRFYFFLPKLKNFDVVQFVNEASIKTSKKFELFLMKKIYKTNKKLYMLSTGIDYSTLKFYVENKSKKSILQPFFQNPKQGKEFKAFFDYFDKNHIKIHQFIKEKFNGIIASDFDYVEANKTNSNYSGFIPCPVNTKKLIFNELAINDKVVIFLGISKWSYHQKGIAFFEQALEIIKEKYNNKVEIIIVNTVPYPIYIELYNKAHILLDQLYCCDQGYNALEAMAKGKVVFTGAENEFTEHYNITERVCINATPDVAYLVKELSFLIENPEEIIAIGKRARTFIEKEHDYIKIAKKYLEIWKS, encoded by the coding sequence ATGCGAATTTTACTTATTGGCGAATACAGTCTTTTGCACAATTCTTTGAAAGAAGGATTGACTGAACTTGGTCATGAAGTAATTTTAGTAGCCAATAGAGATGGTTTTAAAGAATATGCAACTGATTATAACTTTGAAGCCAAGTGGTTATCCAACAAATTATTTACCATTCCCAGAAAAGCAATTTACCGTATTTTCAATCTTGATTTTGCTAGTTTAGAAACGGGTATTCGTTTTTATTTTTTTCTTCCAAAATTAAAAAACTTTGATGTTGTACAATTCGTCAATGAAGCTTCTATAAAAACTTCCAAAAAGTTTGAACTTTTCCTGATGAAGAAAATATATAAAACAAACAAAAAGCTTTATATGTTATCTACCGGAATTGACTATTCTACTTTAAAGTTTTATGTTGAAAATAAATCTAAAAAATCGATACTCCAACCTTTTTTTCAAAATCCAAAACAAGGTAAAGAATTTAAAGCTTTTTTTGACTATTTTGATAAAAATCATATCAAAATACATCAATTCATAAAAGAAAAATTCAACGGAATCATTGCTTCCGATTTTGATTATGTAGAAGCAAACAAAACTAATTCCAATTATTCGGGATTTATTCCTTGCCCTGTAAATACCAAAAAATTAATTTTTAACGAACTAGCAATAAACGACAAAGTTGTTATTTTTCTTGGCATTAGCAAATGGAGTTATCATCAAAAAGGAATTGCCTTTTTTGAACAGGCTCTTGAAATTATTAAAGAAAAATATAACAACAAAGTCGAAATCATCATTGTTAATACAGTTCCATATCCTATTTATATTGAACTCTACAATAAAGCTCATATTTTATTAGACCAATTATATTGTTGTGACCAAGGTTATAATGCCCTTGAAGCTATGGCAAAAGGAAAAGTTGTTTTCACAGGAGCCGAAAATGAATTTACAGAACATTACAACATCACCGAAAGAGTGTGCATCAATGCCACACCAGATGTAGCTTATTTGGTAAAAGAGCTGTCTTTTTTAATCGAAAATCCTGAAGAAATTATTGCAATTGGAAAAAGGGCAAGAACCTTTATAGAAAAGGAACATGATTATATAAAAATCGCAAAAAAATATCTGGAGATTTGGAAGTCATAA
- a CDS encoding DUF6056 family protein, translated as MKIDKLAMIIFSEFFKKINKYFLVLLGGLAVVPLLLLSFFNNPGSDDFDYEFKRPFQEIIQTQVELYNNWSGRFFSIGFMTINPELFIKFSVFRFYPIIIISLFIFVLFWFFKLIFSQENNVTVLSIVSFFVFLFLFQIPDCCQAFFWYSSSICYQFGIVLFLVFVSSFIKYKKSKKLRFLFLAIVAVIASIGSNEILMLLLLFSSIFYVLIKFYYLPKIDFIEIFLVFIIVSFSIIVIFAPGNDARILREGEVLKSHNLLLSIVKSFFYLGKYFIKWMPIILLTAYLFKNKVYEISNRLNNRFFIHPILCFVIISILIFSCFFIGFWIKNYVLPDRALNSVFFFFLLFMLYFVCCSVLFYKDKFDFVKEINKKEHLFLGMILVLLTFSETPISEAYFDLLSGKAYKYDKELSVRNRIIESSKEIFVQVPMLLNCPKTIYNSEVMGLTTDKNNWKNIELSKYYKKTIVIIPVNKSVSE; from the coding sequence ATGAAAATAGATAAACTGGCAATGATAATTTTTTCAGAATTTTTTAAAAAAATCAACAAATATTTTCTTGTTCTTTTAGGGGGATTAGCCGTAGTCCCTTTATTATTGCTTTCATTTTTTAACAATCCAGGATCAGATGATTTTGATTATGAGTTCAAAAGACCATTTCAAGAAATAATTCAGACTCAAGTTGAATTGTATAATAATTGGTCTGGTCGATTTTTTTCAATTGGGTTTATGACTATAAATCCTGAACTATTTATTAAATTTTCTGTTTTTAGATTTTATCCTATTATCATAATTAGTCTCTTTATTTTTGTATTGTTTTGGTTTTTTAAACTGATTTTTTCGCAAGAAAACAATGTAACCGTTTTGTCAATTGTAAGTTTTTTTGTGTTTCTATTTTTGTTTCAAATTCCAGATTGCTGTCAAGCTTTTTTCTGGTATTCTAGTTCTATTTGTTATCAGTTTGGAATTGTGTTGTTTTTGGTATTTGTATCTTCTTTCATTAAATATAAAAAAAGTAAAAAGCTAAGATTTCTCTTTTTGGCAATAGTAGCTGTTATTGCTTCAATCGGTTCGAATGAGATATTAATGTTACTACTATTATTTTCAAGCATTTTCTATGTGTTAATCAAGTTTTATTATTTACCAAAAATTGATTTTATTGAAATATTTTTAGTTTTTATTATTGTCAGTTTTTCAATAATTGTAATTTTTGCTCCTGGAAATGATGCCAGAATACTTAGAGAGGGAGAAGTTCTAAAAAGTCATAATCTTTTGCTTTCAATTGTCAAATCATTTTTTTATTTAGGAAAATATTTCATCAAATGGATGCCAATTATTTTGTTGACCGCTTATTTATTTAAAAACAAAGTATATGAAATTTCTAATAGATTAAATAATCGTTTTTTTATTCACCCAATATTGTGTTTTGTGATTATCTCTATCTTGATTTTTTCTTGCTTTTTTATCGGATTTTGGATAAAGAATTATGTTTTACCTGATAGAGCTTTAAATTCAGTTTTTTTCTTTTTTTTATTATTCATGTTGTATTTTGTATGTTGTTCTGTCCTATTTTATAAGGATAAATTTGATTTTGTAAAAGAAATAAATAAAAAAGAGCATCTTTTTTTAGGAATGATTTTAGTGCTACTTACCTTTTCCGAAACACCTATTTCCGAAGCTTATTTTGATTTGCTTTCAGGTAAGGCATATAAATATGATAAAGAATTGAGTGTAAGAAACCGAATTATTGAATCATCAAAAGAAATTTTCGTCCAAGTTCCAATGTTACTAAATTGCCCAAAAACAATTTATAATTCTGAAGTCATGGGGCTAACGACCGATAAAAACAATTGGAAAAATATTGAGCTATCAAAATATTATAAGAAAACGATAGTAATTATCCCTGTAAATAAATCAGTTTCTGAATAA
- a CDS encoding O-antigen translocase: MKFIKNTMQTQLFKISSLNSLSVLFKIGTGLVTSKLLAVFVGPSGMALVGNLRNFMTSLESISTLGFQNGIVKYVAETENDKSKLQKIIATVFISLLLIAIILSGILFYFAAYWNNQIFGTHFEYSFVFKVLALALPWYTVSLFFISVINGLGEFKKVILVTILGNVISLLVSLILIWNYQTLGALLAIVASPSLLFLVSFYFVNREIRFFEAIKLDLFDFKIIKNLSSYSLMAFVSSVIGPLVLLAIRKNVIATVGINQAGYWETMTRISSYYMLFVSTILSVFFLPKLASAKSNSETKTIFWNYYKSILPLFIIGLSLVYALRFFIVELLFTKEFFPVASMFFWQLLGDILKVAFLILGYQFFAKRLTLAFIISEIASLAVLYVASIYLIRFFGIQGALMAQVLDNLIYLLVLVVYFRKSLF, encoded by the coding sequence TTGAAGTTTATAAAAAATACAATGCAAACCCAATTGTTTAAAATTTCTTCTTTAAACAGTTTGAGTGTATTATTTAAAATAGGAACAGGTTTAGTTACTTCAAAATTATTGGCTGTTTTTGTTGGTCCAAGTGGAATGGCTTTGGTTGGAAATTTGCGAAATTTTATGACTTCATTGGAAAGTATTTCAACTTTGGGATTTCAAAACGGAATTGTAAAATATGTTGCAGAAACTGAAAATGACAAATCGAAGCTTCAAAAAATAATAGCGACTGTTTTCATCAGTTTACTGTTGATCGCAATTATCTTAAGTGGAATTCTGTTTTATTTTGCGGCCTATTGGAATAATCAAATCTTTGGGACTCATTTTGAATATTCGTTTGTTTTCAAAGTTTTAGCATTGGCTTTGCCTTGGTATACTGTTTCTCTTTTTTTTATTTCAGTTATTAATGGTTTGGGAGAGTTCAAGAAAGTAATTTTGGTTACTATTTTAGGAAACGTTATTAGTTTATTGGTATCATTGATTCTGATATGGAATTACCAAACGCTAGGAGCTTTACTTGCTATTGTAGCTTCTCCATCCTTGTTGTTCTTGGTGAGTTTTTATTTTGTTAATAGAGAAATCAGATTTTTTGAAGCCATTAAATTAGATTTATTTGATTTTAAAATCATAAAAAATTTGTCTTCATATTCGCTCATGGCATTTGTCTCATCGGTAATAGGCCCATTAGTTTTGTTAGCCATTCGAAAAAATGTCATTGCAACAGTTGGGATCAATCAGGCTGGTTATTGGGAAACAATGACTCGAATTTCGTCCTATTATATGTTATTTGTAAGCACTATTTTATCGGTGTTTTTTTTGCCTAAATTGGCAAGTGCCAAAAGTAATTCAGAAACAAAGACTATTTTTTGGAACTATTACAAAAGCATTTTGCCATTGTTTATAATCGGTCTTTCTCTGGTTTATGCATTGCGTTTTTTTATAGTCGAATTGCTTTTTACCAAAGAGTTTTTTCCTGTTGCCTCTATGTTCTTTTGGCAATTGTTAGGAGATATTTTGAAAGTGGCTTTTTTAATTTTGGGTTACCAATTTTTTGCTAAGAGATTAACCCTAGCTTTTATCATTTCTGAAATAGCATCGCTAGCCGTTTTGTATGTTGCTAGTATTTATCTAATTCGTTTTTTTGGAATCCAAGGTGCTTTAATGGCGCAAGTGTTGGATAATTTAATCTATTTGCTCGTGTTGGTGGTTTATTTTAGAAAGAGTTTGTTTTAA
- a CDS encoding DegT/DnrJ/EryC1/StrS aminotransferase family protein encodes MIKFLDLKKINEPYETAFQQKLKSVLESGWYILGKEVQEFETNFANYCGAKHCIGVGNGLDALVLIFKGYIQLGKLQKGDEVIVPANTYIASILAILHADLVPVLVEPKLETYNIDPELISEKISSRTKAILAVHLYGQLAEMDEINKIALQNNLLVIEDAAQSHGARLNYELRIENYELKKLGYSSNAVAYSFYPGKNLGCLGDGGAVVTNDSDLAKVVSAMRNYGSEAKYRNDYIGLNSRLDELQAGFLNLKLPNLDSDNERRRIIAKRYLSEIKNDKIILPTLSLRGTKQSDHVSHLFVVRIEKRDELQSYLLKNGIETMIHYPVPPHQQKALSNWNDLSFPITEKIHQEVLSLPISPVLTDDEVSYIVAILNKY; translated from the coding sequence ATGATTAAATTTTTAGACTTAAAAAAAATAAACGAACCTTATGAAACTGCCTTTCAACAGAAATTGAAATCGGTTTTAGAGTCGGGCTGGTATATTTTAGGAAAAGAAGTTCAAGAATTTGAAACCAATTTTGCCAATTATTGCGGAGCCAAACATTGCATCGGTGTCGGAAACGGTTTAGATGCTTTGGTGTTAATTTTTAAAGGTTACATTCAGTTAGGAAAACTTCAGAAAGGGGATGAGGTAATTGTTCCAGCCAATACTTATATAGCGAGTATTTTAGCGATTTTACATGCTGATTTAGTACCTGTTTTAGTCGAGCCAAAATTAGAAACCTACAATATCGACCCTGAATTAATTTCAGAGAAAATATCTTCAAGAACTAAAGCTATTTTGGCGGTGCATTTATACGGGCAATTGGCCGAAATGGATGAAATAAATAAAATAGCATTACAAAATAATCTTTTGGTTATAGAAGATGCTGCACAATCTCATGGTGCGAGACTGAATTACGAATTACGAATTGAGAATTACGAATTGAAAAAACTAGGATATTCTTCGAACGCTGTTGCTTATAGCTTTTATCCAGGTAAAAACTTAGGTTGTTTAGGCGATGGTGGAGCAGTTGTTACTAATGATTCGGATTTAGCTAAAGTTGTTTCTGCTATGCGGAATTATGGTTCAGAAGCCAAATATCGTAATGATTACATCGGTTTAAATTCAAGATTGGACGAGTTGCAAGCAGGGTTTTTAAACCTAAAATTACCCAATTTAGATTCTGATAATGAACGTCGCAGAATAATTGCAAAACGATATTTGTCTGAAATAAAAAATGATAAAATAATATTGCCAACATTGTCATTGCGAGGAACGAAGCAATCTGATCATGTGTCTCATTTGTTTGTTGTTCGAATAGAAAAAAGAGATGAATTACAAAGTTATTTGCTGAAAAATGGAATTGAAACGATGATTCATTATCCAGTTCCACCACATCAGCAAAAGGCATTGTCTAATTGGAATGATTTGTCATTTCCTATAACCGAAAAGATTCATCAGGAAGTTTTGAGTTTGCCTATTAGTCCTGTTTTAACGGATGATGAAGTGAGTTATATTGTTGCCATTTTAAATAAATACTAA
- a CDS encoding GNAT family N-acetyltransferase, with the protein MKNYSVKRYQEDDYASWNTFVSQAKNATFLFHRNFMDYHKDRFEDYSLMVFENKKLIALLPANRVGESLYSHQGLTYGGLVYKGNLKLALVIQVFKTILFYLNENKIAKIQLKTLPSIYHNKPAEELNYALFLVEAQLIRRDALAVIDLSKPFQFSKLRRRGIQKGISNGLIIKEENNFEPFWNQVLIPNLESRHNAEPVHTLDEIQLLKSHFDKNIRQFNVYFNEKIVAGTTIFESENVAHCQYISKYEEYENLGSLDFLYDHLINTVFTHKRFFDFGISNENQGKVLNNGLSYWKESFGANTIVHDFYEVETIHFSKLENVLK; encoded by the coding sequence GTGAAGAATTACAGTGTAAAACGATATCAGGAAGATGATTATGCTAGTTGGAATACTTTTGTAAGCCAGGCCAAAAATGCTACGTTTTTATTTCACCGTAATTTTATGGATTACCACAAAGATCGATTTGAAGATTATTCTCTGATGGTTTTTGAAAACAAAAAGTTGATTGCCCTTTTACCAGCTAATAGAGTAGGAGAGAGCCTTTATTCACATCAGGGCTTGACTTATGGAGGTTTGGTTTATAAAGGAAATTTAAAATTAGCTTTGGTAATTCAGGTTTTCAAAACGATTTTGTTTTATCTCAATGAAAATAAAATTGCCAAAATTCAGCTCAAAACTCTTCCGTCCATCTATCATAACAAACCAGCTGAGGAGTTGAACTATGCCCTGTTTTTGGTGGAAGCCCAATTAATCAGAAGAGATGCCTTGGCAGTGATTGATTTGTCAAAACCATTTCAGTTTTCAAAACTCAGAAGACGTGGCATTCAAAAAGGGATAAGTAATGGCTTAATTATAAAAGAAGAAAACAATTTTGAACCCTTTTGGAATCAGGTTTTAATTCCAAACTTAGAATCAAGGCACAATGCAGAGCCAGTTCACACTCTTGATGAAATTCAATTGTTAAAAAGTCATTTTGATAAAAATATTAGACAATTTAATGTATACTTCAATGAGAAAATTGTGGCAGGAACCACCATCTTTGAATCCGAGAATGTGGCGCATTGCCAATATATTTCAAAGTATGAAGAGTATGAAAATCTAGGAAGTCTGGATTTTTTGTATGATCATTTAATAAATACTGTATTTACTCATAAACGGTTTTTTGATTTTGGAATATCAAATGAAAATCAAGGAAAAGTACTCAATAATGGATTGTCGTATTGGAAAGAAAGTTTTGGAGCAAACACCATTGTTCATGATTTTTATGAAGTGGAAACTATTCATTTTTCTAAACTTGAAAATGTATTAAAATGA
- a CDS encoding trimeric intracellular cation channel family protein: MFHLLDIIGTMAFAMSGALTAMSKKLDPFGVFIIAFVTAVGGGTLRDVMIGRTPVGWMQDPTYVYVIVWGFVLAIIFRKKLDKLRTSLALFDTIGLGVFTLIGIQKGIDYHLHPVICISLGTMTACFGGVIRDILCVEIPVIFRKEVYATICIFGGIVFFTLRKMNVENDVLYLATSSVIIAIRLIAVKYKWHLAPLEHEK; this comes from the coding sequence ATGTTTCACTTACTCGACATTATCGGAACCATGGCATTTGCAATGTCTGGTGCACTTACAGCGATGAGCAAAAAGTTAGACCCTTTTGGTGTTTTCATCATTGCATTTGTAACTGCTGTAGGTGGAGGGACCCTACGTGATGTTATGATTGGCCGCACTCCAGTAGGATGGATGCAAGACCCTACCTATGTATATGTTATTGTTTGGGGGTTTGTTTTGGCTATTATATTTCGAAAAAAACTAGATAAACTCCGCACCTCATTAGCCTTATTTGATACCATTGGATTAGGGGTTTTTACTTTAATCGGAATTCAGAAAGGAATTGATTACCATCTTCACCCAGTTATTTGCATCTCCCTGGGAACCATGACAGCCTGTTTTGGAGGAGTTATCCGTGATATTTTATGCGTTGAAATTCCTGTGATTTTTCGCAAAGAAGTGTATGCCACCATTTGCATCTTTGGTGGAATCGTATTTTTTACTCTCCGAAAAATGAATGTAGAAAATGATGTTTTGTACCTGGCCACTTCATCAGTAATTATTGCAATTCGTTTGATAGCTGTAAAATACAAATGGCATCTTGCTCCTTTAGAACACGAAAAATAA
- a CDS encoding RNA methyltransferase encodes MKQIVSLQNPFIKSLVLLQEKAKARKQSGTFLIEGKREISIALKGGYEMETILFVPEICSENEAQKLAGSSELIEISKDIYQKLAYRDTTEGILAIAKTKSTLLSDLQLSKNPLILIAEAPEKPGNIGALLRTADAARLDAVIIANPKSDLYNPNVVRSSVGCLFTNQIATGTTSEIIAFLKERNINFYSATLQNSTSYHTQDYTSPTALVVGTEATGLTQEWRDAATQNIIIPMQGEIDSMNVSVAAAILIFEAKRQRGF; translated from the coding sequence TTGAAACAAATCGTCAGCCTTCAAAATCCTTTTATCAAATCTTTGGTTCTTTTACAGGAAAAAGCAAAAGCAAGAAAACAATCTGGAACTTTTTTAATAGAAGGAAAAAGAGAAATTTCGATTGCCTTGAAAGGCGGTTATGAAATGGAAACGATTTTATTTGTTCCCGAAATTTGTTCGGAAAACGAAGCACAGAAACTAGCCGGATCATCTGAATTGATAGAGATTTCAAAAGATATTTATCAAAAACTCGCTTACAGAGACACGACAGAAGGTATTTTGGCAATAGCCAAAACCAAATCGACACTATTATCTGACTTACAATTATCTAAAAATCCACTCATTCTAATTGCCGAAGCCCCTGAGAAACCAGGAAATATTGGTGCTTTATTGCGTACTGCCGATGCAGCTCGTCTTGATGCGGTAATTATCGCCAATCCAAAAAGTGATTTATACAACCCAAATGTGGTAAGATCAAGTGTGGGCTGTTTGTTTACTAATCAAATTGCTACAGGAACGACTTCCGAAATCATTGCTTTTCTAAAGGAGCGAAACATCAATTTTTATAGCGCTACTTTGCAAAATTCGACTTCGTATCATACTCAGGATTATACTTCGCCAACTGCACTGGTTGTAGGTACAGAAGCCACGGGATTGACTCAGGAATGGCGGGATGCTGCTACTCAAAATATCATTATCCCGATGCAAGGCGAAATTGATAGTATGAATGTTTCGGTTGCTGCTGCTATTTTAATATTTGAAGCTAAAAGACAGAGAGGCTTTTAG